The Metopolophium dirhodum isolate CAU chromosome 4, ASM1992520v1, whole genome shotgun sequence DNA window tgtttacgggtacctatgttattagtaataacttattaccTATGCGGACCTACCTAGCAGTACCTACTATACAcgggtaaataatataatatgcatattgtacACTTTTATAACGgacttaattttattacagatttattgttcatttaataatttaaataaaattattattattattatcatttaaaataatttaataattcattacatttgtaattactattttggaataaataaatagacattaataatttttataaaatacctatattactgAATATtagaagtaggtataatataacttcTTTATAGAtgcaatataaaaattcaaatacaatatttgcacatgacatattatattattatttatatattcaatcataaaaaaaaaccatttactataaaatatacactatacgtTTGGTGACAACTGAGTAACAAAATGTGAATCTATTATTCCGTCAGTAGCAGATCTATAATGTGTAGCTATATACTTACAAGGAAGTGTGACGTTACTGCGCTGCAGTATCAATGAACTTATAGTTTACCCCAAAAATGGTTATTTGTTAAAAACCCTAATATGTTCgaaattttatctaaaaccacTGAATCATCAGAAATTTCATTGGTACACATATTCAACTATTTTCGGAGTAAATAGGTCTCTCGTGGGAGAGGGGAGATATGGCATCATCGTCTACCCCCGTGAGAACACCCATTAACTCGGTGATTCGGGTCTATGGTAGTAAATAATAGAATTCTAATTTGTATGCTTCTATTTAATTGGGTAAGTATCTACAccagttgttattattttattatattatattatcaaggaTAGGTATAAGGGTCTATTATAGTTggaccagtggcgtatttagaaATTTGTCATGGGGAGGGTCcagataattttcagaaaacagagCTGCGGGGGCAAAGCCCCCCCTACCATCCAATtactctttattaaataaatatactatatttataagacGATAtaaaatttttgagtttttaattattaaataatatgtatttacaaaacaaatttaaaaaaagcgggttagtggatgtcgctctgctgtacaatgtaggttataagtgggtcactgtaatcgatggtgttaaatttgaattcaatgataaaatataattatataagaaaaacgattctgagcggagacggtttgtcagtctgcatattttatattgttattatgtattataatttatagcctgtcgtaagttgaattgatattgaaatattttttttattattcatttctatggtaataaacaaagcattagaaattaaaatcccatttttaggtgatttttcgtattttttcgttggtttttcccgtggaattaaataactattgagaaaatcaaaaaatgacctccctaaagtaccatcttgatccaatttgttaaaatataaggtactatgtattgaaatcgaagcactccttctggtcaacattttatatacaggataaaaaaaaataaacaccattgtaaaaccactagcttcatcgctccgctcagaatctaatatagttatgttataagttataagttataacttttataaaaatatttcctaaaggTTTGAGGATTTTAAGGTTAAAACAAATCTCTCTGGAGTGGCTGTAGATACTGGCAATGTTCGAAACtacaaaatgtttgaattaaaaaataaactcggtatttttaaaccattttcgCTACCAAactcataacaaaaaaaaaatcacgatattaattgaaaatgttgataactgagcttcgaattttttttacaaaatccttCGTTTCTTATGATAacatttgtttttcttaatcatGTAAATACACAACATTTAACATGTACGAGTCACGAGTCAATggtggaccccccccccccccgtaaatacgccactgagttGGACTACTTCAGGGTGacaattatgattaatatactTACTTGGCAGATCTGTCGGTCGTTGCGGTCGTCTTGACCAGACGTACGCCGTCGGCTATCTGCAATCGGTCCGATTGTTCCAACAGCCTAAACGTCCTGGCCACGTTTTGGGCCACGCACTGCGGCCAGTCGGCCGCTCCGCAGCCACGGAACCAATCCGATGGCGGCGGCGACGCCTGACCAAGTCCAGCGGTCGTCGCCACGTCGGCCGCCACTGCCGTCACCGATGCCACTAGCAGCACAGTAGTTGCTTGTAACCGATTCATCTTCCGTGTACGGCCACTGTGCCTCGGACAACCGTATTTAAACAGTATAGGTATGCACACGGCGATCGGCTGCGATCGCGATCGTAATGTGAATAGTCACCGCCGTGACGGACacgatttatttcatttaattgccataataatacaataaccgTCGCGTACGCGTATGGGTACGTTGCAATTGGTGGCCAGTGTACCTAGTCGAAGACGTCCACGTTTCCGGTTCGATTGTCTATCAGCCCGTGGAAAATTATTAACTCCGAGTTCAAGTGTTTTGTAGACTTcgtgtcacacacacacacacacacacacacacacacacacacacacacacacacacacacacacacacacacacacacacacacacacacacacacacacaccgtattgaatatttgttattacttattactatatattatcagCCAAATTACCGTTTGGTTACAATTGTCCAGCATTTTATACTCGTCGGTGGAAATcagagtgggggggggggaggggagcATAACTGAAaaccaaatgaaatattttcctACATGAATATTGCACGAAATGTTCATTGGAGTCATATATACTATGGGTATAGAATATTGTCTTAGTAAAAgtggtaaatattaattgtggagacattttttttttttttttttgtattcaaccTCATAATATATGAAGatactatttgtatatttagccaactttatagtatttttattttatcatttctttGTAACAATTGAAAATCCAATAGAAAAtacttgttattttttgttgattttttaatcataaaaagtcaataaaaaaattacttcaacAATATAACACAAACATTATCCtttattcattgaaaaaaaaatgttccttgTTTTTGTAACTAATTGAATTaagtttaactttttttcagcattttaacaaattaactaTAGCGtgtcattttgttttattgatttaCAAACAAACCACAACCCCAAGGCGAAGCACAAGCTTTAGTTCGTTTTTTTACACGTAAATTAAGAGTCTATAAAactctgaaataaaatatagacattattgattattataatgctgtaatatattattattatataaatatattgcctAATTAAAAAtcgacataatatttaaatatttctattggtTACCAAACAAAATGGTCAACAGTGTTATAATTATCATTGGCTGCTATAGTagcctacatattattataacatatactaattaattgtaGTAGGTTTAATGATGAAAtgtagtattaataaaatattgtcagaaaatattttgaatataaaatcgGCGATACTACTAGGtatatttggtaataaaaaCGTGACGGACTGATTGACACAACATATATAAAAGGTATTcagattatttaattgtatacataccGTATTATAGAGTGTAATATATAACACCTAACCCAACAAGAATCAagaattactttattattatattagtttaaattacGTACCTATCGCTGATATTGTTGCTAAAATGTTAGTCCTATGTGAACTTTTGATTATTagatatacctagtataatttaaattttttatttaatatgggTTCAATCCGAAATGAGCTATGGTCATTATGCTGAAATATATACCGTTATAGAGTTGCTAAACATGGatgacttattatatttttgctgCGGTTTATACCATTTTTATTTGTGGCATTtagattattgtaaattaatttctattatcatattttttgtacaaCTGTCATTTGagttataaattttatactcTGTCCAGCGATAGATACGCTGCGGGCCAACGAAAATGTGGTGTCAAATAAGGATACGTAGAATCAGCGTGTTCTCTCGCTGGATATAGAAAATAGGAACATTTGGTTAAggataacgtatattatactgtatatactTAACAGTTTTGTGCAGGAGATTGCACCCTCCCTTAAAAATCTAGCTCTAGAACTACCACTGTACCTGTATATGAGTATTATTAAAGTCTACCATATTTCTATAGTTAGCTACGTGGTACATCGCTTTACTAAGAACAAGTGGGCAAAGATGCAAGACAATACCTTAACATACATATTCACCTGATGACGTCGGATCGATTGTCCTTTCTTCGGTTGCTAGGTATGTTGcacagtattttaaatattatattccggATCTAGACGGTGGCATCGTTGtccggtggggggggggggagagaggAAGGTCGCTCGGTACAAGTATGACGacatattttggttttctgCCACATGGAAAAAATTTGGATCTGGTAGAAGAGCAGAATAGTCACATGGGCTGTATCACTAAACTGTCCCGGAAATGATGTATCCGTCTCGACCAGGGTTAGGTTCAGGCTGCATCAAGcttgaataatttatagttgtttaaaaagttatttatacatttagtaCCTACACTATTTagaaatattgttatcaaacctattatttttatgttaacctTAACTTAAAccagaaatatatttatctggGACACGCCAGCGCATTGAAGATTTTTTCACGTGAACATTCATTGCAGAACTACAACCTACATCGAACGGCACAGTATAGTAAGgacaatacatttaattttgacaGGTTTTTATAGTCGTGTGGTGCCTTACGGTCCTGTACTGCTTAATGcttgtcattatttttattgtaaatttaattttgataatagcattatagtttacataatatactgcagAATGTAACAGAATGATCTGACAAtcgaaataacttttgttctaatcaatatttaaacatttttttccaataataatttatatggacGATTGCGTTACAAGTACCTACACTCTATAGTATAGCcttttttaaacatacatttgttCTTGGGTTGGGTTcagatattttttatcttctaaccgattttgcgtaacgctttgtttatcacgatagaataaaatttaaaatttacctaaTTCCCACtaggaatacaatatattatacaattaatggttacttattaacaaatatttataatcatatattttgtttgaagtGGAAAATGTCGAGTAGCGTACTACGTCTctcatttatattgaaaaaacaacatatttttttaaatacctacagaaaattaaaaattaaaattttttggaaaaatacaaaatttaaaatagcaattttaaaatctaatttgtAAACACATTTTGATGGTAAAATCGTTTATTTAAGTCGAGtagtttcttttttaaaatatcaatattttttatgagtaaattaatttgaaacgtaataattttttcaaaatattatttttatatattttggtataggtattttttaaattatttattatccatatcatttttacaatttttgtcattatGTTTAACtagtataaattttattttaggttttttttgttacatcCTGTAAtctgtatgtatatttatatactatacaaactatataatatgcagcGATAGAAAATGGTACATATAGGCTGAGAGTTCAAAAAGGGCGGGGGTAGAAAAcctaatatcgtattatattatattatttagatactttttaacaatagaacattcaaaatatttcaaatacttttttcttattcaacactttgactaaataatttaattgtttatttattattgatatttgctatactaatatattattaaaatgttaattgtttTGCAGATCTGTAGAATGTTTTCTCTAACCAAGCTAGCGTACTTTGTTTGCGACGACGACGAAAGAACATTTTATGACGATTTGGAGACGTTAAAAATCGAAATAGAACCATGCTGTATCGATGTGTTGAAATACCTGAAGAACgaaacaaaatcaaataatatcgaTGACGATATTGATTTAAACTATGATGGTAAATGTAAAGATAACGTAGGTATACGATATGGCCTGAACGGATATGAAGGCTAAAAGGGGACTGAATAGCAAACTTTAATACTGTCGCACTATTTACCTTTATTTGCACAACCCAACCACTGCAGTCACTTATTTATCGTTTAAATCAAAAGTTAAATACCACCCGGGCcgatcacatattttatatctcTTAATCAGAACCAGCACATACGATATTAGATCGATcgaatatactaatattaagcAGCTCGTGTGAATAGTGGTAGGAATTTTGAGCTCCACaagtatttattcaaatagtaGTCGCAGGACTTTGGGAAGCTTTTCTCAAATATGTTGTTTAATGTATTTGTGATAATAGTCGaacgtcatattttttttttgaagggtCAACCGCAATCTCTCTTTATGACAGTACCACTTCATGCCTCGTGTCGATCTCGTTTCAAGCCACATCGTCGGGCGACCATCACAAATACGGTACAACTGACTCGATGAGCGAAAAGGCCGCAGCCAGTGGACATATGGAGTGCTTGGCGTTCGCCGAAAGTCGCGGGTTCCCGTGGACGCGAACCATATGCGCCCAGGCGGCCGCCGGCGGACGGCTCGAGTGCCTTAAGTACGCGCGCGACCGGGGCTGTCCATGGGACGTGTCGGTGTGCGAGAACGCCGCGGCCAACGGCCACTTGGAGTGTCTGCGGTACGCCCGGGAACAGGGTTGCCCATGGGACTGGATCGTGTGCGAGAAAGCGGCCGGCCGTGGCCAACTCGAGTGTCTGGCGTACCTCCGGGACAACGGGTGTCCCTGGGACGTGGCCACGTGTGAGGCGGCCGCGGCCGGTGGGCACATCGACGTATTGCGGTACGCGCACGACCACGGCTGTCCCTGGGACTCGACCACGTGCCGGGAAGCCGCGGCCCACGGCCACCTGGCGTGTCTTGTGTACGCCCACGAAAACGGTTGTCTGTGGGACAGCACGACATGCGAAGCAGCCGCGGCCGGAGGCCACCTACTATGTCTAATGTACGCGCACAATAACGGCTGCCTTTGGGACATGTCCACGTGTGACGAGGCCGCGTCAAACGGCCACGACCAGTGTCTGGAATACGCGCTAGAAAACGGTTGCCAGTGGGACGGATGCATTCCATGAATATTGTACCTccaaatagttatataatttatgattatcgTAAGTAAGAATgatatagctcatacaatttattttgaagtaaataCTATGTAAgagtaaaaaattgtatttggttATTAGGTGTTTTTTTAGCCATTCCGGTGAAAATTTGTCAGTCTTCGAAAAATTGTTGTTACCATTCTAACGGTGAAATGTGGTTTATGaggttttatgtataatattacaagttg harbors:
- the LOC132943274 gene encoding uncharacterized protein LOC132943274 codes for the protein MFSLTKLAYFVCDDDERTFYDDLETLKIEIEPCCIDVLKYLKNETKSNNIDDDIDLNYDGSTAISLYDSTTSCLVSISFQATSSGDHHKYGTTDSMSEKAAASGHMECLAFAESRGFPWTRTICAQAAAGGRLECLKYARDRGCPWDVSVCENAAANGHLECLRYAREQGCPWDWIVCEKAAGRGQLECLAYLRDNGCPWDVATCEAAAAGGHIDVLRYAHDHGCPWDSTTCREAAAHGHLACLVYAHENGCLWDSTTCEAAAAGGHLLCLMYAHNNGCLWDMSTCDEAASNGHDQCLEYALENGCQWDGCIP